In Halobaculum magnesiiphilum, the following proteins share a genomic window:
- the pan2 gene encoding proteasome-activating nucleotidase Pan2 produces the protein MSRSPSLPDRPRLDLDPDMNEAERLEALRKHFERIVQVNDELDDRLDEAQSRRADLREEVDELKRRNEALKTASLYIATVEELTEDGAVIKQHGNNQEVLTDLSPQLEDELEAGDRVAINDSFSVQTVLDDETDARAQAMEVDADPEVTYDDIGGIDEQVREVREAVEDPLINADAFREVGIQPPSGVLLHGPPGTGKTMLAKAVANETDATFIKMAGSELVRKFIGEGARLVRDLFDLAGEREPAVIFIDEIDAVAAKRTDSKTSGDAEVQRTMMQLLSEMDGFDDRGEVRIIAATNRFDMLDDAILRPGRFDRLIEVPKPGPEGRERILDIHTADMAVADDVDFADIAEDLDDYSGADIAALTTEAGMFAIRDERTTVRRADFEDAREKIETSNEGPVFNDGEFGRYQY, from the coding sequence ATGTCTCGGAGTCCGTCCCTCCCCGACCGGCCCCGGCTCGATCTGGATCCCGACATGAACGAGGCCGAGCGGCTGGAGGCGCTTCGCAAACACTTCGAGCGGATCGTCCAGGTCAACGACGAGTTGGACGACCGCCTCGACGAGGCCCAGAGCCGCCGCGCGGACCTCCGCGAGGAGGTCGACGAGCTCAAGCGCCGCAACGAGGCGCTGAAGACGGCGTCGCTGTACATCGCGACCGTCGAGGAGCTCACCGAGGACGGCGCGGTGATCAAACAGCACGGCAACAACCAGGAGGTGCTCACCGACCTCTCGCCCCAGCTCGAGGACGAGTTGGAGGCGGGCGACCGCGTCGCCATCAACGACTCCTTCAGCGTGCAGACGGTGCTCGACGACGAGACCGACGCCCGCGCGCAGGCGATGGAGGTCGACGCCGACCCCGAGGTCACCTACGACGACATCGGCGGCATCGACGAGCAGGTCCGCGAGGTACGCGAGGCCGTCGAGGACCCCCTCATCAATGCCGACGCGTTTCGCGAGGTCGGCATCCAGCCGCCCAGCGGCGTCCTCCTGCACGGCCCGCCCGGCACCGGGAAGACGATGCTCGCGAAGGCCGTCGCCAACGAGACCGACGCGACGTTCATCAAGATGGCCGGCTCGGAACTGGTCCGGAAGTTCATCGGCGAGGGCGCCCGCCTCGTGCGCGACCTGTTCGATCTGGCGGGCGAGCGCGAGCCTGCGGTCATCTTCATCGACGAGATCGACGCCGTCGCCGCCAAGCGCACCGACTCGAAGACCTCCGGCGACGCCGAGGTCCAGCGCACGATGATGCAGCTCCTGAGCGAGATGGACGGCTTCGACGACCGCGGCGAGGTGCGGATCATCGCGGCGACGAACCGCTTCGACATGCTCGACGACGCGATCCTCCGTCCGGGTCGGTTCGACCGCCTCATCGAGGTCCCCAAGCCCGGTCCAGAGGGCCGCGAGCGCATCCTCGATATCCACACGGCTGACATGGCCGTCGCCGACGACGTGGACTTCGCCGACATCGCCGAGGACCTCGACGACTACTCCGGCGCCGACATCGCCGCGCTCACCACCGAGGCGGGGATGTTCGCCATCCGCGACGAGCGGACGACCGTCCGCCGCGCCGACTTCGAGGACGCCCGCGAGAAGATCGAGACGAGCAACGAGGGCCCGGTGTTCAACGACGGCGAGTTCGGTCGCTACCAGTACTGA
- the pepF gene encoding oligoendopeptidase F, which translates to MSSVPERSEIDEEYKWSIDSIYADDEAWEEAYEDVEERLDDLRAYEGRATESAATLRELLDTYEAVFREVSKVTSYARLRSNEDTRDQEYQAMSSKAQALSAEASSASSYLEPELQELDRSDIEDMIDEEPALAEYEHFFDDVLRMKPHTRSAEVEELLADLSEVTGAASEAYSMLSDADMTFPTVEDPEGDEVEISQGNFTTLLQKPDREFRRRVHEEFYSEWETVRNTVGTTLAKSVKKDVKMAEARNYDTAREAALDGPNVPVEVYDTLVDTVRDNLDSLGRHADLKRRALDVDTLEMWDLYMSLTGDEGPDISYEEAKEHVVEAVAPLGEEYQQRMAEGLESRWVDVYENRGKRSGAYSAGTYDTQPFIMMNYQDDVSSMYTLAHELGHSMHSELSKEAQPWQYADYEIFVAEVASTVNETLLTKHLLENAESDELRAHALDQYLERFRSTLFRQTMFAAFEQAIHEHDEAGKPLTPDVFDELYGDLKAEFYGHADATVDEHIRREWMRIPHFYYNFYVYQYSTGISAAAAIVDRIEDEGEVAAEEYRAALRAGGAEYPIDVLDIAGIDMTESDPIESAIGVYDDYLDEAETLLDL; encoded by the coding sequence ATGAGTTCGGTTCCCGAGCGCTCGGAGATCGACGAGGAGTACAAGTGGAGCATCGACTCCATCTACGCCGACGACGAGGCGTGGGAGGAGGCGTACGAGGACGTCGAGGAGCGCCTCGACGACCTCCGCGCGTACGAGGGCCGCGCGACCGAGAGCGCGGCGACGCTTCGCGAACTGCTCGACACCTACGAGGCGGTGTTCCGCGAGGTGTCGAAGGTCACCTCCTACGCGCGGCTTCGCTCGAACGAGGACACCCGGGATCAGGAGTACCAGGCCATGTCCTCGAAGGCGCAGGCGCTGTCGGCGGAGGCGTCGAGCGCGTCCAGCTACCTCGAACCCGAGCTCCAGGAGCTCGACCGGAGCGACATCGAGGACATGATCGACGAGGAGCCCGCGCTCGCGGAGTACGAGCACTTCTTCGACGACGTGCTCCGGATGAAGCCGCACACGCGCTCGGCGGAGGTGGAGGAGCTGCTCGCGGACCTGAGCGAGGTCACCGGCGCCGCGAGCGAGGCGTACTCGATGCTGTCGGACGCGGACATGACGTTCCCGACCGTCGAGGACCCCGAGGGCGACGAGGTCGAGATCTCCCAGGGCAACTTCACCACCCTCCTCCAGAAGCCGGACCGCGAGTTCCGACGGCGCGTCCACGAGGAGTTCTACTCGGAGTGGGAGACCGTCCGCAACACCGTCGGCACGACGCTCGCGAAGAGCGTCAAGAAGGACGTGAAGATGGCCGAAGCCCGAAACTACGACACCGCCAGAGAGGCGGCGCTCGACGGGCCGAACGTCCCGGTCGAGGTGTACGACACGCTCGTCGACACCGTCCGCGACAACCTCGACTCGCTGGGCCGCCACGCGGACCTGAAGCGGCGCGCGCTCGACGTGGACACCCTGGAGATGTGGGACCTCTACATGTCGCTGACGGGCGACGAGGGCCCCGACATCAGCTACGAGGAAGCCAAGGAACACGTCGTCGAGGCGGTCGCGCCGCTCGGCGAGGAGTACCAGCAGCGCATGGCCGAGGGGCTGGAGTCGCGTTGGGTCGACGTGTACGAGAACCGCGGGAAGCGCTCGGGCGCCTACTCGGCGGGCACGTACGACACCCAGCCGTTCATCATGATGAACTACCAGGACGACGTGTCCTCGATGTACACGCTCGCCCACGAGCTGGGCCACTCGATGCACTCGGAGCTGTCGAAGGAGGCGCAGCCGTGGCAGTACGCCGACTACGAGATCTTCGTCGCCGAGGTCGCCTCCACGGTCAACGAGACGCTCCTGACGAAGCACCTGCTGGAGAACGCCGAGTCAGACGAACTCCGTGCGCACGCACTCGATCAGTACCTCGAACGATTCCGCTCGACGCTGTTCCGCCAGACGATGTTCGCGGCGTTCGAGCAGGCCATCCACGAGCACGACGAGGCGGGCAAGCCGCTCACGCCCGACGTCTTCGACGAGCTGTACGGCGATCTGAAGGCGGAGTTCTACGGCCACGCCGACGCGACCGTCGACGAGCACATCCGCCGCGAGTGGATGCGGATCCCGCACTTCTACTACAACTTCTACGTCTACCAGTACTCGACGGGCATCTCGGCGGCCGCGGCCATCGTCGACCGCATCGAGGACGAGGGCGAGGTCGCCGCCGAGGAGTACCGCGCGGCGCTGCGCGCCGGCGGCGCCGAGTACCCGATCGACGTGCTCGACATCGCCGGCATCGACATGACCGAGTCCGACCCCATCGAGTCGGCCATCGGCGTGTACGACGACTACCTCGACGAGGCCGAGACGCTGCTGGACCTGTAA
- a CDS encoding methyltransferase: protein MPVVPGFLERLAFRANLAPSAILDVHGAASLHAVALADELGVLAALDGPQSVSSLAAGLACEEDALRRLLDALVAVGYADRSGDEYWRTRTTERWLTEGGDANLAPFARFWVDVVLPYWREHAARAVREGDPGASLYEWLGDDEAGWATTQAGFRAAASLLVDPVVDALGDYSGARVLDLGGGHGAYAVELARRGASVTLVDRPPALEPAREAAAEAGVDVRFVGGDYLTDDLWRQLVEPDLDSDFDPDTGPDGAGDADAGYDLVLLFNVLHGHSPAEAATLLDRAAAALAPGGKLAILDQFGRGGSSSLADVGVALIDLTYLITFGGGTLDADSVNRWLGDAGLSAVETKTFRRAPGVKLLRVEAPYPDRN from the coding sequence ATGCCGGTCGTTCCGGGATTCCTCGAACGGCTCGCCTTTCGCGCGAACCTCGCGCCGTCGGCGATCCTCGACGTACACGGCGCGGCCTCGCTCCACGCCGTCGCCCTCGCCGACGAGCTCGGGGTGCTCGCCGCCCTCGACGGGCCGCAGTCGGTGTCGAGCCTCGCGGCCGGGCTCGCGTGTGAGGAGGACGCGCTGCGCCGGTTGCTCGACGCGCTCGTCGCGGTGGGGTACGCCGACCGTTCGGGCGACGAGTACTGGCGGACGCGGACGACCGAGCGGTGGCTCACCGAGGGCGGCGACGCGAACCTCGCGCCGTTCGCGCGCTTCTGGGTCGACGTGGTCCTCCCGTACTGGCGCGAGCACGCCGCACGCGCCGTCCGCGAGGGCGATCCCGGCGCGTCGCTCTACGAGTGGCTCGGCGACGACGAGGCGGGGTGGGCGACGACGCAGGCCGGGTTCCGCGCGGCCGCGTCGCTGCTGGTCGACCCGGTCGTCGACGCCCTCGGCGACTACTCCGGCGCTCGCGTCCTCGACCTCGGGGGCGGCCACGGCGCCTACGCGGTCGAACTCGCGCGCCGCGGGGCGTCGGTGACGCTGGTCGACCGCCCGCCCGCGCTGGAGCCGGCGCGCGAGGCCGCCGCCGAGGCGGGTGTCGACGTGCGGTTCGTCGGCGGCGACTACCTCACCGACGACCTGTGGCGTCAACTCGTCGAACCGGATCTCGACTCGGACTTCGATCCCGACACCGGTCCCGACGGCGCCGGCGACGCGGACGCGGGCTACGATCTCGTCCTCCTGTTCAACGTCCTCCACGGGCACTCCCCGGCGGAGGCGGCGACGCTGCTCGATCGGGCCGCGGCCGCCCTCGCGCCCGGCGGGAAGCTCGCGATCCTCGACCAGTTCGGGCGCGGCGGGAGCTCGTCGCTCGCGGACGTCGGCGTCGCGCTGATCGACCTCACGTACCTGATCACCTTCGGCGGCGGTACGCTCGACGCCGACTCGGTGAACCGCTGGCTCGGCGACGCGGGGCTGTCCGCCGTCGAGACGAAGACCTTCCGACGGGCGCCCGGCGTCAAGTTACTGCGCGTCGAGGCGCCGTATCCCGACCGGAACTGA
- a CDS encoding M28 family metallopeptidase, whose protein sequence is MDLDDTLAAAVGRAWTDTAPWEFITELTALGGRMGASEGEARAAEVVADAFEEIGLDRVRRQPFDAPEWRRGETTLRLTAPAERAFDAIALPYSPAGEASGELVDVGYGTPEEIAAVDVEGKITVASTTTPGDSRFIHRMEKFGTAAEAGAEAFVFVNHVPGQLPPTGSLTFGEEAAIPAVGVSKETGAWLTEYASEGGEADLSVEAETVPSESQNVLARTGPATDEAVLVLAHYDGHDIAEGALDNGCGVATLLAAARVLAAADLDIGVRFAAVGCEETGLLGSEHLAATTDLDGVKAVVNLDGAGRFRDLVAMTHTSESTARVARRVGERTRQPIEVREEPHPFSDQWPFVRRGTAALQLHSDSGERGRGWGHTHADTRDKVDDRCVREHGVLAALMVRELADEGTEVPVLDPYELEAAFREADFEPGMKAAGLWPEEWE, encoded by the coding sequence ATGGATCTCGACGACACCCTCGCCGCGGCGGTCGGTCGCGCCTGGACCGACACCGCGCCGTGGGAGTTCATCACCGAGCTGACGGCGCTGGGCGGTCGAATGGGCGCGAGCGAGGGCGAGGCGCGCGCGGCGGAGGTCGTCGCCGACGCGTTCGAGGAGATCGGACTCGACCGCGTCCGGAGACAGCCGTTCGACGCCCCCGAGTGGCGCCGCGGCGAGACGACGCTCCGGCTCACCGCGCCGGCCGAGCGCGCGTTCGACGCCATCGCGTTGCCGTACAGCCCCGCGGGCGAGGCGTCGGGCGAACTCGTCGACGTGGGGTACGGCACGCCCGAGGAGATCGCGGCGGTCGACGTGGAGGGGAAGATCACCGTCGCGTCGACGACGACGCCCGGCGACTCGCGGTTCATCCACCGGATGGAGAAGTTCGGGACCGCCGCCGAGGCTGGCGCGGAGGCGTTCGTCTTCGTCAACCACGTGCCCGGGCAGCTGCCGCCGACGGGGTCGCTCACCTTCGGCGAGGAGGCCGCGATCCCGGCGGTCGGCGTGAGCAAGGAGACGGGCGCGTGGCTCACCGAGTACGCCAGCGAGGGCGGGGAGGCCGACCTGTCGGTCGAGGCCGAGACGGTTCCGAGCGAGTCACAGAACGTCCTCGCGCGCACCGGCCCGGCGACCGACGAGGCGGTGCTCGTGCTCGCCCACTACGACGGTCACGACATCGCGGAGGGCGCGCTGGACAACGGCTGCGGCGTCGCGACGCTGCTCGCGGCCGCGCGGGTGCTCGCGGCCGCCGACCTCGACATCGGGGTCCGGTTCGCCGCCGTCGGCTGCGAGGAGACGGGGCTGCTCGGTTCCGAGCACCTCGCGGCGACGACGGACCTGGACGGGGTGAAGGCCGTCGTGAACCTCGACGGGGCCGGTCGGTTCCGTGACCTCGTCGCGATGACCCACACCTCCGAGTCGACCGCCCGGGTCGCGCGGCGCGTGGGCGAGCGGACGCGCCAGCCGATCGAGGTGCGCGAGGAGCCGCATCCCTTCTCCGACCAGTGGCCGTTCGTCCGGCGCGGGACGGCGGCGCTCCAACTCCACTCGGACTCGGGCGAGCGCGGGCGGGGGTGGGGCCACACCCACGCCGACACGCGCGACAAGGTCGACGACCGCTGCGTCCGCGAGCACGGCGTCCTCGCGGCGCTCATGGTCCGCGAGCTGGCGGACGAGGGGACCGAGGTTCCGGTGCTCGACCCCTACGAGCTGGAGGCGGCGTTCCGCGAGGCCGACTTCGAGCCGGGAATGAAGGCCGCGGGACTGTGGCCCGAGGAGTGGGAGTAA
- a CDS encoding tRNA pseudouridine(38-40) synthase TruA: MAIRRAYRVAYDGRPFFGFQRQPDVPTVEDALLDALRALDVLAHDADTPPGYAAAGRTDRGVSAVRQTVALDAPGWLTPRAFSSELPAGVRVWAAVDVPADFHATHDAARRTYRYHLHASGADLDRARAAADRLSGEHDVHNLTSEPRGPKTRRDLSVSVAADRDAGAVAGDDPAPGAHRDAAGDEFLTLTVAAGGFPREFVRRVATVVRGVAVGDTGLERVKEVLGEEPLSGARGVAPASPEPLVLADVSYPGVAFEPDPAAVESLRDVFSGRRVDALARGRVFGDVLDSIPE, translated from the coding sequence ATGGCGATCCGCCGGGCGTACCGCGTCGCCTACGACGGCCGCCCGTTCTTCGGCTTCCAGCGCCAGCCGGACGTACCGACCGTCGAGGACGCGCTGCTCGACGCGCTCCGGGCGCTCGACGTGCTCGCGCACGACGCGGACACCCCACCCGGCTACGCCGCCGCCGGCCGCACCGACCGCGGCGTCTCGGCGGTCCGCCAGACGGTCGCCCTCGATGCGCCCGGGTGGCTCACGCCGCGGGCGTTCTCCAGCGAACTCCCGGCCGGCGTCCGCGTGTGGGCCGCCGTCGACGTGCCAGCCGATTTCCACGCGACCCACGACGCCGCCCGGCGGACGTACCGCTACCACCTCCACGCGTCCGGCGCCGACCTCGATCGCGCCCGGGCGGCGGCCGACCGGCTCTCGGGCGAGCACGACGTGCACAACCTCACCAGCGAGCCGCGCGGGCCGAAGACCCGACGCGACCTCTCGGTCTCGGTCGCCGCCGACCGCGACGCGGGCGCGGTCGCCGGCGACGACCCCGCACCCGGCGCTCACCGCGACGCGGCAGGCGACGAGTTCCTGACGCTCACCGTCGCCGCCGGCGGCTTCCCCCGCGAGTTCGTCCGGCGGGTCGCGACGGTCGTCCGCGGCGTCGCAGTCGGCGACACCGGCCTCGAACGGGTCAAGGAGGTTCTCGGCGAGGAGCCGCTGTCGGGCGCCCGCGGCGTCGCGCCCGCCTCGCCCGAACCCCTCGTGCTCGCGGACGTCTCCTACCCGGGCGTCGCGTTCGAGCCCGATCCGGCGGCGGTCGAGTCGCTCCGGGACGTGTTCTCCGGTCGCCGCGTCGACGCGCTCGCCCGGGGCCGGGTGTTCGGCGACGTGCTCGACTCGATACCGGAGTGA
- the hisS gene encoding histidine--tRNA ligase, with protein sequence MPTYDRLKGFRDFYPPEMAVRREVTDTLESVARRYGFREIDTPRLEPAEMWTDKSGDDIVDELYAFEDHGGRHVTLSPELTPTVARMYAAKAQELSKPVKWFSTRPFWRYEAVQQGRFREFYQTNIDIFGSAEPTADAEVLATAADALTDLGLSADDFEFRVSHRDILGSLLRSFDADVDVRTAIRAVDKSEKVDEAEYLDLLHDAGLGFDQAREFDDLLGVDDPADLDELTDFAPDSEGLADAVDNLRAVLAAADDFGVGEHCDLSLRTARGLDYYTGAVFECFDATGEIGRSVFGGGRYDDLIEEFGGQPTPAVGVAPGHAPLGLLLERAGVAPDAAIETDYYVLQVGDTRPTAARIARDLRARGHVVESDVSDRSFGAQLEYADSINAETVVIVGEQDLANDEVTLKDMASGDQTTAPVDEFPGERDRPTYDDFA encoded by the coding sequence ATGCCCACCTACGACCGCCTGAAGGGGTTCCGCGACTTCTACCCCCCCGAGATGGCCGTCCGCCGGGAGGTGACCGACACGCTGGAGTCGGTCGCCCGGCGCTACGGCTTCCGCGAGATCGACACGCCCCGGCTGGAGCCGGCGGAGATGTGGACCGACAAGTCCGGCGACGACATCGTCGACGAGCTGTACGCCTTCGAGGACCACGGCGGTCGCCACGTCACGCTCTCGCCGGAGCTGACGCCGACGGTCGCGCGGATGTACGCCGCGAAGGCCCAGGAGCTGTCCAAGCCGGTGAAGTGGTTCTCGACGCGCCCCTTCTGGCGCTACGAGGCCGTCCAGCAGGGTCGCTTCCGCGAGTTCTATCAGACGAACATCGACATCTTCGGCTCGGCTGAACCGACCGCCGACGCCGAAGTGCTCGCGACCGCCGCCGACGCCCTGACCGACCTGGGGCTGTCGGCCGACGACTTCGAGTTCCGCGTCAGCCACCGCGACATCCTCGGGTCGCTGCTGCGCTCGTTCGACGCCGACGTGGACGTGCGCACGGCGATCCGCGCGGTCGACAAATCGGAGAAGGTCGACGAGGCCGAGTACCTCGATCTGCTCCACGACGCCGGGCTCGGGTTCGACCAGGCCCGCGAGTTCGACGACCTGCTCGGCGTCGACGACCCCGCGGACCTGGACGAACTCACCGACTTCGCGCCCGACAGCGAGGGACTCGCGGACGCGGTCGACAACCTCCGGGCGGTCCTCGCGGCCGCCGACGACTTCGGCGTCGGCGAGCACTGCGACCTCTCGCTTCGCACAGCCCGCGGGCTGGACTACTACACCGGCGCCGTCTTCGAGTGCTTCGACGCGACCGGCGAGATCGGCCGCTCCGTCTTCGGCGGCGGCCGCTACGACGACCTCATCGAGGAGTTCGGCGGTCAGCCCACCCCCGCCGTCGGCGTCGCTCCGGGGCACGCGCCCCTCGGCCTCCTGCTCGAACGTGCGGGCGTCGCCCCCGACGCGGCGATCGAGACGGACTACTACGTCCTGCAGGTGGGCGACACCCGGCCGACGGCCGCCCGGATCGCCCGCGACCTCCGGGCGCGGGGCCACGTCGTCGAGTCGGACGTCTCCGACCGCAGCTTCGGCGCGCAGCTCGAGTACGCGGACTCGATCAACGCCGAGACGGTCGTCATCGTCGGCGAGCAGGACCTCGCGAACGACGAGGTGACGCTGAAGGACATGGCCTCCGGCGACCAGACGACCGCGCCCGTCGACGAGTTCCCGGGCGAGCGCGACCGTCCGACGTACGACGACTTCGCGTAA
- a CDS encoding EamA family transporter — MSALVSPGIAVAVAAAVLWGVYLFALKRYVSGVPATVLTVLVNVCALAWYAPVAVTRLSADALPDPATLGASAVLALVGAVLGVGVGFVLFVNALALGEVSYVTPINKVVPVFVLPLELLLLGADLPALAFVGIAVVTAAVYVANYRGGDPVEPLRRAVTARPAQLALLSAVAYAVGDVAKRAVLDRVGLPPEALVIVVLGGVLLVLLPLAVRDWEGERSWETPVPTFLALGLVVATAEHLTSVAFAALPASIASPVVNTQAVVAVVLGGLILKERRLGARLVAAALAVVGVGFLAV, encoded by the coding sequence GTGTCCGCACTCGTCTCCCCCGGCATCGCCGTCGCCGTCGCCGCGGCGGTGCTGTGGGGCGTCTACCTCTTCGCGCTGAAGCGCTACGTCTCCGGCGTCCCCGCCACGGTGCTCACGGTCCTCGTCAACGTCTGCGCGCTGGCGTGGTACGCCCCCGTCGCCGTCACCCGGCTGTCGGCCGACGCCCTCCCCGATCCCGCGACGCTCGGGGCGTCCGCCGTGCTCGCGCTCGTCGGGGCCGTCCTCGGCGTCGGCGTCGGCTTCGTCCTGTTCGTGAACGCGCTCGCGCTCGGCGAGGTGTCGTACGTCACGCCGATCAACAAGGTCGTCCCCGTCTTCGTCCTCCCGCTGGAGCTGCTCCTGCTTGGCGCCGACCTCCCGGCGCTGGCGTTCGTCGGCATCGCCGTCGTCACCGCCGCGGTGTACGTCGCGAACTACCGCGGCGGCGACCCGGTCGAACCCCTCCGCCGGGCCGTCACGGCCCGCCCCGCACAGCTCGCGCTGCTGTCGGCGGTCGCGTACGCCGTCGGCGACGTGGCGAAGCGCGCGGTGCTCGACCGCGTCGGCCTCCCGCCGGAGGCGCTCGTGATCGTCGTCCTCGGCGGCGTGCTGCTCGTCCTCCTCCCGCTCGCCGTTCGTGATTGGGAGGGCGAGCGATCGTGGGAGACGCCGGTTCCGACGTTCCTCGCGCTCGGGCTGGTCGTCGCGACGGCCGAGCACCTCACCAGCGTCGCGTTCGCCGCGCTCCCCGCGAGCATCGCCTCGCCGGTCGTCAACACGCAGGCGGTCGTGGCGGTCGTCCTCGGCGGCCTGATCCTCAAGGAGCGTCGGCTCGGCGCCCGCCTCGTCGCCGCCGCGCTCGCGGTCGTCGGCGTCGGGTTCCTCGCGGTGTGA
- a CDS encoding DUF7411 family protein translates to MDLALCYSGGKDSSLAALVLDRFYDVTLVTAHFGVTDDHEHARRAAEALGFPFETHDLDPEVAREAVEAMRADGFPRNGIQRVHEHALESVAERDVDAVADGTRRDDRVPSISRAFAQSLEDRHGVDYISPLSGFGRGAVDRLVDETLDVESGPSEEVPKADYEGELRALLREEAGDDAVREVFPEHEQTYVRGTR, encoded by the coding sequence GTGGACCTCGCGCTCTGCTACAGCGGCGGGAAGGACTCATCGCTCGCCGCGCTCGTCCTCGACCGCTTCTACGACGTGACGCTCGTCACCGCCCACTTCGGCGTGACCGACGACCACGAGCACGCGCGCCGGGCCGCCGAGGCGCTCGGCTTCCCGTTCGAGACCCACGACCTCGACCCCGAGGTCGCCCGCGAGGCCGTCGAGGCGATGCGCGCCGACGGCTTCCCCCGCAACGGGATCCAGCGCGTTCACGAGCACGCCCTGGAGTCGGTCGCCGAACGCGACGTGGACGCCGTCGCCGACGGCACCCGCCGCGACGACCGCGTCCCATCCATCTCCCGGGCGTTCGCCCAGTCGCTGGAGGACCGCCACGGCGTCGACTACATCTCCCCCCTCTCGGGGTTCGGCCGCGGCGCCGTCGACCGCCTCGTCGACGAGACGCTCGACGTGGAGTCGGGCCCCTCCGAGGAGGTGCCGAAGGCCGACTACGAGGGCGAACTCCGCGCCCTCCTCCGCGAGGAGGCCGGCGACGACGCCGTCCGCGAGGTGTTCCCCGAACACGAACAGACGTACGTGCGCGGGACGCGCTGA
- a CDS encoding DNA-binding protein has protein sequence MSETPDDERLEELREQKMQELQEQAQGQGQGDAEAQQAAQEQAERQQEALLKQYLTDGARQRLNAVEMSKPDFAAQVKQQVTALAKSGRVNGRIDEDQMKELLRELQPDQKSFDIRRR, from the coding sequence ATGAGCGAGACCCCCGACGACGAGCGATTGGAGGAGCTGCGCGAGCAGAAGATGCAGGAGCTCCAGGAGCAGGCGCAGGGCCAGGGACAGGGCGACGCGGAGGCACAGCAGGCGGCCCAGGAGCAGGCCGAGCGTCAGCAGGAGGCGCTGCTCAAGCAGTACCTCACCGACGGCGCGCGCCAGCGGCTCAACGCCGTCGAGATGAGCAAGCCCGACTTCGCCGCGCAGGTGAAACAGCAGGTCACGGCGCTGGCGAAGAGCGGCCGGGTGAACGGCCGCATCGACGAGGACCAGATGAAGGAGCTGCTGCGCGAGCTGCAGCCGGACCAGAAGAGCTTCGACATCCGCCGCCGCTGA
- a CDS encoding 30S ribosomal protein S19e, which yields MVTLYDVPAADLNDEVAARLEDRIEQPEWVQFAKSGQDRELPPQQEDFWFRRAASLLRKVADRGPVGVERLATEYGGSKNGSNRYVVSPPEHEGGSRKIIRVALQQLEEEGFVETAQGEGRRVTDEGRSFLDEVAGDVLEGLDRPELERYA from the coding sequence ATGGTTACCCTCTACGACGTCCCGGCGGCGGACCTCAACGACGAGGTCGCCGCTCGACTGGAGGATCGCATCGAACAGCCGGAGTGGGTGCAGTTCGCCAAGTCCGGGCAGGACCGGGAGCTCCCGCCCCAGCAGGAGGACTTCTGGTTCCGCCGTGCGGCCTCGCTGCTGCGCAAGGTCGCCGACCGCGGCCCCGTCGGCGTCGAGCGCCTCGCCACCGAGTACGGCGGCTCCAAGAACGGCTCGAACCGCTACGTCGTCAGCCCGCCCGAGCACGAGGGCGGCTCGCGCAAGATCATTCGCGTCGCGCTCCAGCAGCTCGAGGAGGAGGGCTTCGTCGAGACGGCCCAGGGCGAGGGCCGCCGCGTCACCGACGAGGGTCGCTCGTTCCTGGACGAGGTCGCCGGCGACGTGCTCGAGGGGCTCGACCGTCCCGAGCTCGAGCGATACGCGTAA